The Cololabis saira isolate AMF1-May2022 chromosome 5, fColSai1.1, whole genome shotgun sequence genome segment CTGATGGATGCTCAGTACTATGTCTCTTCATAAATCTATTTGAGGgggtacaaaaaaaacaacaaaaaaaaaacgttttatgGGATAGTACAAGGAAGGtgacccctcccccccccacgCCATAGCTCATCAAAAACTATACAGAGGGGAATGGGCAGCATCCTCCGTGTCatgatgtcttgttttattgtgtttccTGACCTCTCAACAAAACAGGCTACAATGTACCTTTTAATACCAGTTTTTTTAGTCTGACGTTCAATCCTTTTTGTGAGCCTATAACTCTGTTATCATTGGTCAGCATGCCCTGTTTGTCTCGGTATTATATTTCAGAAGTGTACAGTCTTTCTAACTGTATATACCCAGATGGATAACATTGCAGGTTTGTCTACAAACCCTTTGACCTTCTCCATGTCCCACAGCTCCTCATATTTCCTCTCCTGTATTATTCTGCTGTCGAGGTCAGCGAATCCTGAATTTTCTCATAATGTCCTTAATGTAAGAAGGAGGGCCTTCAGCGGTTATGCGACAGGAAGTCAATGTGGTTATTTAGCTCTCCTTTCTccgtgtatctgtgtgtgtgcagcgtGAATTTAACCTGGAGGGACATGCAGCACCTGGTGGTGAGGACGTCCCAGCCCGGGCGACTCAGCGCCGGAGACTGGAGGACCAACGGAGTGAAGCGCAGAGGTGTGATCATTTCACTCCAACAGATGGAGGCATACATCACAGTTACATTCATGggattttctttcctttttttatgtaaaagtgTCATTAGGTGTGTTTAGATACACCCAACGGAAGCATGTATCATAttgcaaaaacattttcatgttCCTGTGAGATGGTTCTTACTGCGATTTTTAAGAAGGAATATTTcacaaaactaaaaaagaaacacttttttttgtttcatcagCAGCTCACGAGCCGCATTTACTAGTCCGTGGGAACTGGCTCCCTTGAGTAGAGCATGATGTCGGAGGTGCAAAAGTAGAGTTACTGCATCGCATAAGTAATCAAAGTTTGCTCGAGTCATCCCGAACTTGTGAATTGACGCCTCCTCCATGAACTCGAGGACCTGTAGATATTCTCCACTCACAAGGAGCTCGTTGCAGACATCTGTCTTTTGCAAGTAAAAGTAATGATGGCTGCAGCGGTTGCAGGAATAGAAATAAATCAGCTAAAATTGAAGAAATCGCCATTATTCAGTGGACGACTTATTGCAACAGAAGTAAACACAAATTTCTCACGTAACAGGACTTAATGAAAAATGCATTCTTTCACAGTTGgcttttatcaacattttgaaatattacTTAAGTTTTGCCTGCCTGTTTGTCACAACCCCAACAAGCTGGTGGGCTCATACAAATACCATCTACAGTACGCACCCAGAGCATTTCAGGTGTTCGTCTCAGATTAAACAGCACAGTTTGTCCTGCCTGATCATACAAATGGGTGACAGCTGTGGATAAGTAAGTAAAACCAGGCGTCCACTAATCACAAGGTTGGCAGTTTAATCCCCAGCCCCTGTCCCCTGTCCCTGGGCAAGACTTGGCTGTTCACCTTGCTTAGCAGCCCTGCAGTAACTGTCGTGTGTGAATATGTAAATGAAAACGGGATGAAAATCACTTTACAAAAGCTTCTTAAGCTCAAAAGGTTCTCAGTATAGACCTCTAGTAGGTTTGCTGTCATTTCTGAGAGTTACATTTCCTGGGTCCTTGACGAAAAGACTAGGCATTTGGGTTTCACGGTTTCATGATGTCAGCTTCTAGCTTTGCATTAATTTGTATCCTGTTAGGGTCCAATTTTATAGATGAACAACTGCCATTTAAAGAAGCCGGTTGGCTGAACTATATTTGAATTAACCAGTGATGTTTGTGTTGTAGCAGATGGTCAAACGAACCAAGAGTCAGCCAGCAGTCGAGCTCTTTCTCAAAGTCAAGGATGTAAGAATGTGGGGTCACACCTGGGAGTTTAAGTCGAGTTTTTCTGACTTGTCAGCCCTTTTCAGCACTCGGAGAGCACGTAATTGAACACTCTAGCAAATGCGTAGATGTACCGTAAGTTATTGAAAAGGTCCTTGAACTTGCAGACGGCTGTGGATTCTTTAAGAATGCTGAAAATACATACTTGAACATTTTCTAAGAGTGTCTAAGCCCTTGATAGAGCTCTTGTTTTTCAGCAGCTTTCACTGTCATGGCATGTCGTTGAAGATCCTTTCTTGACTGTGAGAAACAGAAAATGACTGAGCGACCACATACATGAGCTTTCCTGTCGCCGTAGAGAAGTGTGCTGCTTGTGTCAGGTTAGACATGCTTGCTAACAGATGCACTGCTTAGCTCAACCACACGAAACCACAAGTAAACTTGTAAATGTCCTCTTACTTGAGGATCTGGTCCCAACGGTACACTGCGTGACCGTCGCTCGTAAGCTTCAGGATAGATGTGTTTGCTTTGTCTTGTATTCCCCTGCTAGAGCCCAGCAGCATCTGTCAATCAAACACATGCACCCTCCAGCCagctgaaatgaaaagaaacattttctAAAGATATTTTCTCTTAATAGATAAATTAGTCACTCCACAGATGGACGATGAACAGATTTCAATGATACGTAAACAAAGTCTCTGTCAGAggtcattgttttgttttattttgtcggTACagatataatcagtactcgagttgtaaaaaaaaatcaggggggatggtggattttatcatatggggacagataatttgtgctgattacaaataatataatatattataaatatagcagtgaccaaaacacctgcagaaatactgcaggaatgacatagcagcagttaaatgcagccttctgtaagctttaaatatccactgggcttacatcaaatacatcaaaacacaacaattaaaacagttttctgaacttatcaatatgactctgtccttcacaggataagtaaaatggatcactgcaaaaactcaaaatcttaacaagaatatttgtcttatttctagttaaaatgtctcgttttagtaaaaaaatctcattacacttaaaacaagactcatcactggaaaaaacaacaattttcatctgtttcaagtagattttcacttaaaataagtagaaaaatctgcatgtggaacaagattttattgcttgtaatgagaagataaatcttgtcccactggcagatttttctacttattgtttcaagtgaaaatctacttgaaacaggtgacctCTGTGGCGTTAGCTTCACCAGCATGTTCTTTtctcctcatccctccatctttgTTTTGTCCCCATCAGTGAGTCACTCGTACGGTTACGGGCTCCTGGATGCAGGGGCGATGGTGGCTCTGGCTCAGAACTGGACGACTGTGGGACCGCAGCACCAGTGCGTTCACACCATGCTCACAGAACCGAGGTTAGAAGGATCACACGAATGTGTGTTTGTCTGGAGATTACGCCGGCTTTCAGTTTCAGTACAAGTGCTTGCTGTGCCATCGCCCCTCTCGCCCGGATTGATATCGCAGCATCCTCCTCGAGGCTCGGGAGGTCACTCAGATTCTCAGCGCTGTGCGATTGTCTGTGgccgctgctgcagccacacaaCATTAACCACTCTCCTCTTCATTTGTCAAACCCGCAGAGACATTGGGAACAAGCTGGTGTTCAGCAAGAGTGTGGATGCCTGCTGGGGGCGAGCAGAGTATGTCGGTTCTCTGGAGCACGTTCAGGCTCGCCTCACTCTCTCACACAATCGAAGAGGAAAATTGGCCATTCATCTCATCAGCCCACTGGGCACACGTTCCACCCTGCTGTTCCCCAGGTACACAGTTAAGCAACGCCACTGCAGCCACTGAGCACTAATGTACAtcttttttagtcttttttcccccaatgtgcctatactttatttttttattgtaccaAGACGCTCCTGTGGGCAAACTTTGAAATAAACGcacaaaaaattttaaaaaagacaaatggTGTCTCCTCTTGTGTTCAGGCCCAATGACTATTCCTCGGAGGGGTTCAACGACTGGGCCTTTATGACCACCCACTCATGGGACGAGGATCCTCAAGGAGAGTGGACCCTAGAAATAGAAAACGTGGAAGCAAATGGACGTGACTATGGTAACTCCACTCATCACCGTTAATTGTTCAGTCTGGTCACACCACATCAAACCCACAATCATGCCAGCATTAGCAGCCCCCTTGCGATTCAAGCCTCGCTGCATATTTTTTACGCTTTTTAAAATATCCTCTGCagtttctctcttctttttctgtgcCACTCCTTCTTTAATAACAGTTTGTAACATTTTCCTCCGAGCGGAGAGACTCTTGAGAGGGGCATCCACATTAAAAACCGTTAGGCAAAGATCGATTTATCTGGAGagaactcacacacacatatggaaagatttaaaagaaaacttcttgcaactgtttctttttttccaacacTTGGCCTGCATTTTCCCTCAAAAGACCACATGTGGTCAAGAAGAGTGAACAACTCAGGATTTATCCGCTGGTTTTGTTTACTCGGAGCTACTGAGAGGAATGAGATAGGAACGCCTCTCCTCCTGTGCTGGAGTTGATCCTCCTCCAGAGGTGTGTTTGCCCAGCTCACATCACTCGTTTCCTCGCCTTCCACCCCCGTATCCTCGTCTCAGGCACTTCACTCTCTCAGAGGTGCTAAATTAATATTTGCCTCCACTTCTCTATACCCGGCTGCCCTCCTCACTTCTCCTCTGTGTTTCCTCTCAGGTGTGTTGAGTCAGTTTACCCTCATCTTGTGGGGTGCCGGACCCAGCGTCATCAACCCCTCTTCACCTGACTTCCCTCGGCCTTCAAACAATAGCTGCAAGACGTTTGATGCCCAGCAAATCTGTATTGGTGAGATAAAATCCCTCTGCTTTCGCTGACACGGAGCATTTGAGCTGGAACAGCTCATGGTGAATGGGCTCATTTATGTTGTTGCTGGCCGCAGACTGTTTGGGGTATTGTAACTAGTGAAAAGCAAACGTTGTGCATGCATATTAGCCATTCACAAGCCTCGTGTGCATCTGTTTATGAGTTTACAATGAATTAGCACATGGCCATATGTCATATTAGAGTTCCGTGTGTATTGGGACCAGCAGACGAGATTATAACTACAGCCCAATTGCCAACAAGTGAGTTCCTCTGTGAACGGCGGAGGGGTCAGACTTCTGTCTGCTTTCTGGCAGGTGCTTTCTTCTGAATCCTTCCAGTTCCTTACTCACTCTGATATTTCACAGTTGATGCTTTAATTTACACATCTCCAGTTCTTAATGACTGCAGAAATTGACTTCAACGCTGCACATAATAAATCTAAATTTCATACAaactagaaaagaaagaagtgatCTGCCAGCAGAGTAAGTTAATTACACTTGGTAAATTTCTTCAAatgagaaaaagtatttatgcTCTGCAAATGATATTTCAACACCTACCCAGAAATACAGCAGCTCCAGACTGCAGGGACACAGAAGGAAGAGCTTGTGGTATCACTTTACTACCACTTTACAGTCCTGAAGAATATATATTTATGGCATTCAATTTTACCACGTAGATGCTGCAATGGGTTTGACTGCAGTCGCGTCCGTAAGTGACAGCGAAGGGAAGCAGCTacggaaaagtaaatacaactgTAAATACATATGAATGTAGCTAAATCAGTGAAAGTGAATCTGCAATTTGCTGCCTCATTTTTCAGTTACTTATGAAACTACAGAGTAACAAACACGGATCGTACATTAGAGAACTTTTAGGGGATTTATTGCAAACAGTAAACAGGCAGTCAGTAAAGCTGATTAttctaaatggaaaaaaatgcaCGAGTGCAAGCTCTCTGAAAATCACCCCAGCAGAACAGAATCTCTCCTTTGatttataaaaaacatttatgaGGACGCCAGTTGATTGAAAATCAGCTTTATGAGCGACTCCTTTTTGAACGGAGTTGTTTCAGCAGATGAAGTTGCTGAACCTCCTCTAGCCCGGACGTGGCGGTTGATAAATGCTAAAAGGCAATTTCATTATTCATCATATTGTCCAGTCAGTTTCAATAACGCCATGCACGGCCGGAAAGAATCTAACTAATGAGAAACGGAGTTAATATCCTTAGTGCATAAGGTTTGGGAGTGGAGTCGGGAGCCGATGCTGCTGACACGGTCTGTCACTTCTTCGTAAATGAAAGTGTTCACGCAGACGTGCCACCAGTATCTGGAATTCATGTTTTGATTATAACTATGATCACTGCACTGCAGAGACTCCTGCTCTGACAAAGACTCAGCTTTAAATCTGCATTGATCTTGTTAAGTCTTTTATGACAACAGGCTATATTCCCAGTTTGAGAGTCTTTGCACTGAAGTTGCTCTGAACAGATGATAGAAAGTGTTGCATTGATACCAatattaaaacttttatttagaAATAAATTGAGAAAAGTATGAAAGATTTGTGATGCAGGCTACActtaaataaatacctaaagtTGGTTATTTGAGAAAGTTTGATTTCCTGAGATGTTAATTATTCAATCTCTCTCCCTCCTTCCAGAGTGCAGCCCCGGCTTCTCCCTGTTCCTCCAGGGTTGTGTGAAGGTTTGTCCCCTGGGCTTCACGTCGGGGCCTCAGCTCCTCAACCTCTCTCTGGAGAACTGGGTGGACCTTTCCTCCGTGCAGGCTTGTCTGCCCTGCCACCCCGCCTGCCTCACCTGCTCAGGCCCGGGGCCGGCGGACTGCCTGTCGTGTCCGCCTCACGGCCACCTGGTCCTCACCTCCTGCCtgcaccagaaccaggtccagcgGAAATCCCCCTCCACAGGAAGACTCCAGGACGACGAAGTCGGGCCGCAGGCCCAGAGCCCGGCGACAGCAGACCACGACAGCGATCAAACCGATGAGCCCCCAGGTTTCGATGTAGCTCCACCCACCCAGTTGCCTGTCGTCGTGGTCATTCTGAGTTGTGCCTTCATCCTGGCAGCCTTCGCCGGGGTCTTCTTCTTGTTACAGATGCGCTCGGGTGGCGCTTCTTTGGGCTGGAGGACCAAACTTCCCTCTGTGTTTTCAGAGACGAGAGGGATGCGAGTGGCTTTTAGTTTGGGCCTTCACCACGGACAGGAGAGGAAGGCTCGGATATGGTACAAGGGGATCCCCACTGTGTGGGCAGATGATGACATGATCGCTTATGAGTCTGAATCAGACAACGAGGAAGCAGACGGTCACGAGAGGACAGCTTTTATTAAAACGCAGAGCTCCGTCTAACTGAGGCTGCTTCAGCTGCCGTGGGACAGGCGGCTGGAGCTGATCAATGGTTCAGATATTAACACAGAACACAGTCCTTATCGTCCCATCAGCACCTCATCCACATCCATTCCAGTCCatcccttttttctgttatttattAACATTTGTTAAGTGTAATTTTTTGATTAATACTTTCATTTACCTCATATTCATATATCTAGGGCTGTACAGTTCATTCAATTTCCGTGGGGAGCAAAACTTGAAATATACAATATTCACAAAAGGAATGTAACAGAGAAAACTTCATCAGTTTGAAATTAagtttgattaatgtaacaTGCTTCAAAGGTCAGTTGGTAATATTAATGGTTTCTTTaatcatgattattattttttccatcAAGCAGCCCTCAGTGTAACGGTTTATAATGCCCTTGATTTTTTATCACCTCTATTAAGTGCTGCTAATTTCCTTGCATACTaagaacatccatccatccatccgtacatatatatatgtacatattccTCCTTATTCAGggtgacggggggggggggggggggttctcccATTGGTCTCAATTGGTCGCCATGCCAGTTTGAACATGAACAAAATGTTTAATTGAAAAGGCAGAGTGCAAAGTGTCAGCCCCAGAAAGGTTGGACCTTATGTGGAATCAGGAGCCACTGTCATTAAACTAAACCCCGAACA includes the following:
- the furinb gene encoding furin (paired basic amino acid cleaving enzyme) b, giving the protein MDARVAPLLLWTGLVLLTAELKWIYAAEVYTNTWAVQITGGPGEADRIAREHGFVNQGRVFGDYYHFRHRAVEKRALCSHKGMHIRLLKEPQVQWVEQQVVKRRKKRDIFEDPTDPDFPRQWYLSNPSHQDLNTRAAWTQGYTGRGVVVTILDDGIEKDHPDLVSNYDPEASYDVNDGDSDPQPRYTQRNENRHGTRCAGEVAAAANNGVCGVGVAYNAKIGGVRMLDGEVTDAVEAHSLSLNPQHIHIYSASWGPEDDGKSLDGPAKLAKEAFIEGVTKGRGGLGSIFVWASGNGGREQDSCNCDGYTNSIYTLSISSTTQAGNVPWYSEPCSSTLATTFSSGNPGEKQIVTTDLRQKCTDSHTGTSASAPLAAGIIALALEANVNLTWRDMQHLVVRTSQPGRLSAGDWRTNGVKRRVSHSYGYGLLDAGAMVALAQNWTTVGPQHQCVHTMLTEPRDIGNKLVFSKSVDACWGRAEYVGSLEHVQARLTLSHNRRGKLAIHLISPLGTRSTLLFPRPNDYSSEGFNDWAFMTTHSWDEDPQGEWTLEIENVEANGRDYGVLSQFTLILWGAGPSVINPSSPDFPRPSNNSCKTFDAQQICIECSPGFSLFLQGCVKVCPLGFTSGPQLLNLSLENWVDLSSVQACLPCHPACLTCSGPGPADCLSCPPHGHLVLTSCLHQNQVQRKSPSTGRLQDDEVGPQAQSPATADHDSDQTDEPPGFDVAPPTQLPVVVVILSCAFILAAFAGVFFLLQMRSGGASLGWRTKLPSVFSETRGMRVAFSLGLHHGQERKARIWYKGIPTVWADDDMIAYESESDNEEADGHERTAFIKTQSSV